Proteins encoded in a region of the Streptomyces sp. NBC_01471 genome:
- a CDS encoding trypsin-like peptidase domain-containing protein: MDSSRTRGRVRSRVRRLLLPLTAGVCGVALVGGCSGSGSSSGPAPGSGPSSSSSAGSGTAAAPATGGDALQSNYEQVIKNVLPSVVQIESGNDLGSGIVYDSKGDIVTNAHVVGKAKQFKVTSATGGGQLHARLVSSYPAQDLAVIKLDKVPSGLRAASFSQSSKVDMGKIVLALGSPLGLSSSVTQGIVSATGRTVSEGSSGGGTGATIGNMVQTSAAINPGNSGGALVGLDGKVIGIPTLAATDPQLGSGAAPGIGFAIPASMVTNIADQIIKDGKVSNSGRAALGITGRTVVGADSQPAGVAVVALTKGGAATSAGLRTGDVVTRLAATPVTSLTALSEALASYKPGQKVKVGYERDGRAKTAEVTLGTM, translated from the coding sequence ATGGATTCCTCCCGTACCCGTGGCCGTGTCCGTAGCCGTGTACGCCGGCTGCTGCTGCCGCTGACCGCAGGAGTCTGTGGCGTCGCCCTGGTCGGCGGCTGCTCAGGTTCCGGTTCGTCGTCCGGCCCCGCCCCCGGCTCCGGTCCTTCCTCGTCGTCCTCGGCCGGCTCCGGGACCGCCGCCGCCCCGGCCACCGGCGGGGACGCCCTGCAGAGCAACTACGAGCAGGTGATCAAGAACGTCCTGCCCTCGGTCGTCCAGATCGAGTCGGGCAACGACCTCGGCTCGGGCATCGTCTACGACAGCAAGGGCGACATCGTCACCAACGCCCATGTGGTCGGCAAGGCCAAGCAGTTCAAGGTCACGTCGGCCACCGGCGGCGGCCAGCTGCACGCCCGGCTCGTCTCCAGTTACCCCGCGCAGGATCTCGCGGTCATCAAGCTCGACAAGGTGCCGTCCGGGCTGAGGGCCGCCTCCTTCAGTCAGTCGTCCAAGGTCGACATGGGGAAGATCGTGCTCGCGCTGGGCTCGCCGCTCGGGCTCTCCAGCAGTGTCACCCAGGGGATCGTCTCCGCCACCGGACGCACCGTCAGCGAGGGCAGCTCCGGCGGCGGCACCGGGGCCACCATCGGGAACATGGTGCAGACCTCGGCCGCGATCAACCCCGGGAACAGCGGGGGCGCGCTGGTCGGCCTGGACGGGAAGGTCATCGGCATCCCCACCCTGGCGGCGACCGACCCGCAGCTGGGCAGCGGCGCCGCGCCCGGCATCGGCTTCGCCATCCCGGCCTCGATGGTGACCAACATCGCGGACCAGATCATCAAGGACGGCAAGGTCAGCAACTCGGGCCGGGCCGCCCTGGGGATCACCGGGCGCACTGTCGTGGGCGCCGACTCCCAGCCCGCGGGGGTCGCGGTGGTCGCCCTCACGAAGGGCGGTGCGGCGACCTCCGCCGGACTGCGAACCGGGGACGTCGTCACCCGGTTGGCCGCCACCCCGGTCACGTCACTGACAGCGCTCTCCGAGGCGCTGGCCTCGTACAAGCCGGGGCAGAAGGTCAAGGTCGGCTACGAGCGCGACGGCCGCGCGAAGACGGCCGAGGTCACGCTCGGCACGATGTAG
- a CDS encoding class I SAM-dependent methyltransferase — protein sequence MRNTVRQELVARQLDEQLAARFPVGQRLRILDVGTGQGTQALRLARAGHTVTGLESDPGMLKVAREALATEPEGIRARMRLLDGDGRETGAHFLPGSFDVVLCHGVLMYVQEPDAMLAGLARMLAPGGLLSLLVRNADALAMRPGLSGDWSTALTAFDSATYDNRLGLTVRADRLEALTATLAGIAAPLHAWYGVRVFTDNVGNDEELPSAHELDRLLAAEDRAGRTEPYKSVAALLHLCGVRG from the coding sequence CTGCGCAACACCGTCCGCCAGGAGCTCGTCGCGCGTCAGCTCGACGAGCAGCTTGCGGCGCGTTTCCCGGTGGGGCAGCGGCTGCGGATCCTCGACGTCGGAACGGGACAGGGCACCCAGGCCCTGCGCCTGGCCCGGGCCGGGCACACGGTGACCGGCCTGGAGTCCGACCCCGGGATGCTCAAGGTGGCCCGTGAGGCGCTGGCCACCGAGCCCGAGGGCATCCGTGCGCGGATGCGGCTGCTGGACGGCGACGGCCGGGAGACCGGTGCGCACTTCCTGCCCGGCAGCTTCGACGTCGTGCTCTGCCACGGCGTCCTGATGTACGTCCAGGAGCCGGACGCGATGCTGGCCGGGCTGGCCCGGATGCTGGCACCCGGCGGGCTGCTCTCCCTGCTCGTACGGAACGCCGACGCCCTGGCCATGCGGCCTGGGCTGTCCGGTGACTGGTCCACCGCGCTGACCGCCTTCGACAGCGCCACGTACGACAACAGGCTCGGCCTGACGGTGCGCGCCGACCGCCTCGAAGCGCTCACCGCCACCCTGGCCGGGATCGCCGCCCCCCTGCACGCCTGGTACGGGGTCCGGGTCTTCACGGACAACGTGGGCAACGACGAGGAGCTGCCGTCCGCCCACGAGCTGGACCGACTGCTGGCGGCCGAGGACCGCGCCGGGCGCACCGAGCCGTACAAGAGCGTGGCGGCGCTGCTGCATCTGTGCGGTGTACGGGGCTGA
- a CDS encoding DUF3043 domain-containing protein encodes MFRSRANEEKVRTSKVTPDLSKQPRDPQAPKGRPTPKRNEAQSQRRRAVTPTTDRKEASKRQREVRRADMAKQREALASGDERYLPARDKGPVRRFARDYVDSRWCLAEFFLPLAVVILVLSVIQMPGVQSIALLLWLIVIVLIIIDSAGIWFRMRKQMNERFPNEPKRGALAYGLMRTLQMRRMRLPKPQVKRGERP; translated from the coding sequence GTGTTCCGAAGCCGCGCCAATGAAGAGAAGGTCCGCACCTCCAAGGTGACGCCGGACCTCTCCAAGCAGCCCCGCGACCCGCAGGCCCCCAAAGGTCGCCCCACCCCGAAGCGGAATGAGGCGCAGTCCCAGCGACGCCGCGCGGTCACTCCCACGACCGACCGCAAGGAGGCCTCCAAGCGACAGCGCGAGGTCCGCCGTGCGGACATGGCGAAGCAGCGTGAGGCTCTCGCCAGCGGCGACGAGCGCTATCTGCCGGCCCGGGACAAGGGCCCGGTCCGCCGCTTCGCGCGGGACTACGTGGACTCGCGCTGGTGCCTCGCCGAGTTCTTCCTGCCGCTCGCCGTGGTCATCCTGGTCCTGAGCGTCATCCAGATGCCGGGCGTGCAGAGCATCGCGCTGCTCCTCTGGCTCATCGTGATCGTGCTGATCATCATCGACTCGGCCGGCATCTGGTTCCGGATGAGGAAGCAGATGAACGAGCGCTTCCCGAACGAGCCCAAGCGCGGCGCCCTGGCCTACGGCCTGATGCGTACGCTCCAGATGCGCCGGATGCGCCTGCCGAAGCCGCAGGTCAAGCGCGGAGAGCGGCCCTGA